AGGAAGGGCAGCCTCAAGTGTGCTTTTTTAATCATAATGAATCTATCCAACACCTCTTTTTGAATGTTCTTTAGCTAAGACTATCTGGTATATAATCAGAATAGCCTTAGGGATAAAGAAATCGAGGAACATGTCGCATATAATTGATACTTGGTTATGGGAGATAGGGgttaagaaaaagagaagaatcttAGTTGGGATATCGGCAATATTTTGGGCTATTTACCTCTGGCTTAATGATATAgtgttttattaaaaaaaaactattatatCATTCATGCAGGCACTTTTCAAAAGTACTTACTAGCTAAGATTCTGGAGGCTGCTTCATAGGGTGGATCAGAGGGAAGAGTTTTAATCTGTTTATCATATGCTGGAGGTGGTGGCAATGGAGCTCTTCGCCAAGCACGGGTTGTCATGTAGTTACAGATTGCAAGCTTCATGAcgctttattttttaatttcttttcctCCCCATGTGATGTTGGCTACTTATGCAGAGATATTGTAATAATCAAATGTTGGCTATATGCATCTAAGGATGCAAAAAACCGGATGTTtatccattttctaaaaaaaatcaatcataGGGGCAATAATGATGTAAAGCTtgggagcatgcatgcatgatttagCCAATCTTTGTAGAAAAAAGATGAGGAGTTGAAAAAAGGTGAATTTGCATCATGGATGTGATTTTTGCAGTAGCATCATGATGGTACCTTCTGATGGAAGGCAATTGACTTGTGTTTTTGGGAGTCAGGCTTGTAGGGAAGTAATGCAATGAGAAATAAGGTGACTTTTGTCTGGAGCTCCTTTTGTGGTAATGCTTGTGGAGCACATTGGTCCCAGGTGATGACAAGGATGACAACAGATGCGTTGAGAGGTCAGTCAGATACCTAGTAATGCTTTGAATTTTTACTCACAGGTGTAGCTCTGGTAGAGTTTTTTCAATTTCTCCTGCAAGCCATTGCAAGATGCTGATGCTGGTATGATGGAATGGCTGTAAGCTGACCTAGGTGAGTGAGGAGAGGGGTACTGGAAATGCACATGGGCACCCTGTCCtgtgttttcagttttcagtcCCTCATAGCAGATAGTACCGGTACTGTGTGTGATTGTTCTTTTCCTCCCTGTTCGATCCTTTGATCATTGTTCTTTTCGCTGTTTGGTCCTTTGATCAAAAGGCCGGCTGCCGGCACATGATCAAAGCCAGAAACCACCTGTTCCTGAATGCCGAATTCACCCTGATCTCGCCCATGATTCGTTCACCTCAATTATTTCCTACTGCCTGCATGCAGATACaggagatgcatgcatgcacctgtATTCAGAATTCATGCATGCACTCGGAAATCGTGACCTCATTTATGCATGGTGTCACCGTACCAGTATTCGGTAGTACTAGTACTACTGCAGACCAGTATTTATCGATCGATGTCTGAACGTCTCCTGAGTCAGTGTAACATTTCAGGCAGGACATGTACCCGGTCGCCTCTGCACTTTAGGAGCCAGGATTGTACAAGTATAAATATGCCTCTTGCCATAGTGTGTAGTTGTTGCTTTGCTTGTGGCAGTTTTGGTCATCTGAAGTATTGTACATACATCTGTACATGTTTCCTTTGTGTTCTCAATTCTGAACCCTTCAGTTCAAAGCATGCATGGAAGAAACTGTTCTACTACAGAAgtatatgcatatacataagTACTTTCTGTGGACACGATATAGTTTTTCTCGGATAAACACAAGATCTTTAAGTTCATATACTGTTTATTGTGACTGAATAATAACCATGGAGAAGTACATTATGGTTGACTGAAATTAGCAACGTGGAAAGCATGTAAGTAGTCTGACTTCTTGTCTGGTTTTCTTGCTCACCCAAAACTTCATGAGCCAAATAGTAATTTTAGTCAGCCTGCACTCTTCAGTACAGGGGCACCACTCTCGGTCTAGCAAAGAGGAAAATAAAATCTATATCCATATCTTttaacaaaatatatttttgataaattcaCATTTTAACAAGTTTTTCAAACACTTCATTATAGCTCTGTacaactagtttttttttcgaGGGCCAGATGTTTTCCTTTCTTAAATGGAGGCTGTAAATTAAGGATGTAATACAACAGAAAGAGTGGTTAAGAGAAGCATTTCCTTATGCATGCATCAACCATGAACAAGACGATGATCATCTCAAGCTGAACATGTCATGGCATTCACCGGAGCTGAAAACTATGAAGAAAAAGTTACAGGAATGGTGATGGCCATGGGCCACCACGCTATGCGCATCGCATCGATCCATCTCCCCTGCGGTACGGTGCTACGGGTGGAAGTGCTGCATGCAGGCATGGCAGGTGATCTCCAGCGCCGCAGCAGACGACGCCGAGCCGACGAGCTGACGAGCCGCGATCTGCTTCATGCGCTCCACCCGCTCCACCTCCTCGCGGGCGCGCTCCCAGATCGCCCTGGCGCGCGCGAACTCTCTCTCGGCGAGCTCCAGCTCACGCCGTGCCAGCTCCCGGACGCGCTCCGCGTAGGCGCGCTCGGCCGACGCCATCCGGGCCTGCTCCGCCGCGTGCTGCTTCACCGCACGCACGTCGGCCACCGCCTGCTGATGCTGCTGCctcgcgccggccgccgccgccctcctgtTCTCGTTTGCgggtggcgacggcgacggAACCGGCACCGGCGGCGCCTGCCGTGGTGTCGGCAGGTGCCTCGGCCCGATGCTCATGGACAGGTCGAGGTCCAGCTGCGGGTGGTCCGCGGCGCTTGCGAGCGCGGCCGGCACGTCGCGGAGGACTCGGGCCGCGGGCACGGGGAGcaggagctggagctggagctccctctctcctcgcTTCTCCATggaagaaattaagaaatgaGAAGAAGTAATTAAGAACGAGGTAtttcttgcttgctttcttGCTAATAAGTAGGTTGTGTTTGTTTGCAATGCCGTGTGTTGTATGGTGTTTATATGTATCCTCCGAGAGTACTAGTGAGTAGATCGCATGTGATTTTACCGGAATGCCCTTGATATTATCTGCAAGACACTGCAGCCAGCTAGTGCCTTTGTACTATATGTTAAAGCTGAAAGATGTCTTTAACTTACATGATCATTAGGTCTAACATCAGACATACCTAATTACGGAAGCATGAGCACATATCGTTGTTCGGTGACACCATCAGATAAGGATGAAGAGCGTGATCACGTTGGTGTAGGCATGGATGTTGGTGTATAATGGTGATGTAGATGATCAGTCGATGAAGAGTTGATGCTGCGTAGTCTGTCAGTGAAGCTCGGATGTAGCCAATGGCGATGGCGGTGGCGGTCTTTTGACCTGTTGACAACGCCCTTATGATCGTGGTAGGGTTTCGATATATTAGGGTTAGACAAGGCCATATGAGAACTTGTCATCATGGGCACCGGCTTCTCCCCTTTATATTCTGATGCTACACGGATCGGGACCACAATCAATTGTTGGTTGCGCCCCCGATCAAGGTACGTGGTGGGGACGAACTCCCCCTCATCCTCTCAGTTCTATTAGCCATAGCACGTTATGTGGCCCGAGATCAATACTAACATTCTCCCTTCGATAGTAAGGCAAACATCATAAGTTCACTATCAATGAAATAGCACATCAAGGCAAAGTGTTACAGCAGCTAATAAAATACCACTGAATCTCAAATATCTATAATATACCATTTCATCTCAAAATAAAACTTCATTATGtttaatgggagttggtttgtttTATGATCatcttatccagaatcataggctttccaataaACCTACGCCGGCAACATGATCACAAAAATATATGGGGTGATAAGCCTTTAGTAAGTGGATCCGCAAGCATtaacttagtacttatatgcttgacactgatTATTTGATCATGTATTCTATCTTttacaacatgatacttaatgtcaaTGTTTTTTATAGTACCATTTGACTTTACTTGTATAGAAAAATATGGGTTGATTATCGCAATACAATGTAATTGGCTTTGAAATGTTGTCTACTACTTGTTATCCTGGGATAAAGATCTTCAGCCATACGACCTGCCcagtagcctcataacatgctacaaactcagctTACATCATTGACGATATCATAAGTGTCTGTTTGAAGCTTTTCTATGttatagctcctccagcgagggaGAAGATATAACCTAGTgggatttcttagtatccacataccccgcaaagtctgcatccgaatagCCAACAACTTCAAGattatcaaattttttaaatatgagcatgtagttccTAGTGTCctgcaaatagcgaaggactttcttaacggctttccagtggttcGGTCCTGATTTGACTAATATCTGCCAAACATCCTAGTCACAAAAGCTAAATTGGGGCGcatacatacttgagcatacataatacTTCCGatagctgaagcataaggaactgACTTCATCTGATCAGATTCATATTGGTTCCTCGGATATTaaaatgtcccaaacttattgcccttaacaataggagcaggcgtGGCAATAACTtctgcatattgtatttcttcagtactctATCAATATATACAATATATTGAATCTTGGTGAATCTCAATGTCAATAACGTAAGAAGCTTCATcgagatctttcatatcaaaattagaggaaagaaatatGTGAGTCTCAAACAATATATCCTTATCGCTactggccaataagatatcatccacataaaaaactaagatggtgaatttctccctttaaactttacataatgcagttatcaactttaTTTCTCTTAAAGCCAAAATTTCAAATGACTTTATTGAACTTGAGATACAACTATCTAGGCActtgctttagaccataaattgatttcttaaggcggCATCCCATATGTTCCTTGCATTCCAGGACACAACCTTCCGGTTGAGCCATGTAAATGTTTTCTTCCAAGTCATCATTAAGGAATGTCGTCGTTATGTCCATCTGATGCAGCTCTAAGTCATAATGAGCTACAAGTGCCATAATGATTATGAAGGAGTCATGCTTTGTTTCGTAGACACATTTACAACCTACTATTTTGGCTCCGTCAGGGATTTGTACTAGGTCCCATAtatcattatcgctcatagactttaattcatCCTTCATGGTATTAAGCTACTCAAACGAATGCTCactcatcatggcctctttaTACAAGTTGGGATCTTCTGCCTTCCCTATATCATTAATGTCTTCATTTATGTATACGATATAGTCGCTCGGGATGGCATGTCTCCTGTCACAGTGCGATATCCTGACCGGTTCTTTAGGCATAGCGGGACCATGACTAGGTACTGCAGAGGACTAttgaggctcatcgttaggtgcATCATTAAGAGTTTTAGAGACCTCAATAGGGGGTGCATTTACGTTATTTTCTACTAAATGTGCAACCACCTGGGGCACAGGGATATAGGGCTCTTGGATCAGCGATGTAAGAACATAAACCTGTTTCTCCTCAAGATCAACTTCTCTAGGCTCCAGATCCCTATTATTAACATGTCTTGTTTCTATGAACTTAGTGATCATGTCTGGACAGTAAAAGtgatacccctttgatcttttGGGATACCtaataaagtgacaactaactgtcttaTGATGTAATTtcccaatatgtggattaatgctttagcttcagctgcacaaCCCCACACACGTAAATATTTCAAGCTCAGTTTTCCCCTAGTCCATAATTCATCAGGActtttttggaactgatttagtgggaacccgattaagaatgtgtgtggTTGTCTTTAGAGCCTCTatccacagtccaactggtaaattataatagctgagcatacttcACACTGTGTCCATAAGGTTGCGGTTGCGTCTCTCAGCTACCCCATTCtgctgaggttcaccaggtgtagaatattggggTACAATACCATTTTTctgaaggaatctggcaaaGGGACTAGGGATTTGCCCCTAAGGGGCATGTCTCCTGTAATACTCTCACCCTCAatccgatctcactactttaatctttatGTTGTATTGATTTTCTACCTCAGCCTTAATATCTTAAAATTATTGAGAGACTCAGATCGATCCTTAATGGGGCAGATGTAGCCGTACTAGGAGAAATTATCAGTGAAGATAGTAAATGAATCAAAACCATCCATCAatgtcacaggaaaaggacTGCATATATCtgtatgaattaattctaataatcatgTGCTCCAAGTGGCCctgttatttattttcttaacgTATTTacctttaatgcaatctatgcagtggtcagagtcAGAGAAGTCTAAGAGCTgaagaatctcttccttaataagacgctccattctccccctccAAATGTAGCCTAAACGACAATGCCACAgtttcgaagaagtctcattaTCTGCCGTTCTCTTTCACTTATGATttacatcatagacattcaAAGATACTAAGGGTTCATTCGGAGGAATCATgtaaagtttgtcttgtctgACAGCATGACCTACAGTACTTGAATTAAaattaagaatgcacttttTGTTTCTGAAATTGCACTCAAATctatcatcatctaacatcaaAACTGAAATGAGGTTCCTCCTCATAGTAGGAACAAAAACAACATTATTAAGTCGAAGAGTGAAGCCACTTTTTAGAACTAAGGGAAGTGATCCGACAGCTTCAACTTCAGCTTCCTTCCCGTTGGCCACTCCAAGACTTCACTCCCCCTTCTTTAGTGTTCTCACAACAAGGAATCCTTGCAGTGAGTTTGTAACGTGCATAGTTGCATCGGAGTCAATCCACAGGAATTAAGGGAGAAATCAGTGTAAAGAGACTCATAAATAAACATTATTAAGTCATACTTAGAAAATTTTGTGAGGTGCTTGATGCAATCAACCGTAGCGGCAATGTTGGAAGCGTTAACGACTGAATAAAAGATTTGGGCTAGACTAGAAAATCatcataaaataatatttacacCAAATTAACCCTATGTTGGTCTGACTAAAGTCATGCAAAATTAAATTCCAATCTGCATCACCGTTGGGcataaaacaaaaaagaatttaATTAAACACATAAATTTGTATAATTACAATCAATGTTGGTCAGAAAATAATTATGAATCTACATAAATTGAccataaaattctccaaaataaTGTTCCTGTTGGTTTCGATTTGTCTAGagaattaatcataattttttacCATTATATATCATTAATTTTGGGCTATTTTTCATTAGGAAATTCCAGTgcaaatggaaaaaaattaataattcaCTGGAAATctcaaaataaaagaaaagggcCCAATACTCTGGCCTTGTGGCCCTAAAAACTCTTACGCAGCCCAAAATCGCACTCCGCCCCATTTCCTCGGGTGCCCACGTGTGCGTCAGCCTAGCCGAGGGTGCAGCCCAGCTACCGCGCCTAGCCATCTTCAAAATGGCCAGCCTGAGAGTGTTTGCGCATCGTAGCCATTCATTAGGATCCGACGGCATGCCATCATTCTAGCTTAAATCAAAACTCTGGCACGGTGCCGGTCGCCCTAACCCTAGATCCCATTTCCCATCCCGTTCCGAGTTAGCCGCGATAGAAAGAGGTCGGTGGCTGTGAGAGCTCTGGCTGCGTCACTGgcgagaagggagagagagagagaccatgaggcagagagagagagagagagagagagagagagagagagagagagagagagagagagagagagagagggagaagcagCACTGCTGCGGTGTCACTACGGGCCTACCCACTTGAGCCACGCGTGATGACGTGCGTCTCTGTAGGTTAGACTTGTGGCGGTGCTCACATGGTTGATGCAGACGTGGCAATAGGGAAGTCCACTGGTGGATAGATGAGCGCAAGAAACTGAAAGGCGGCAACATCATGATGGCAGAGGGTCAAGAGGAAGATCCGCGCATGGTCCACACCGAGAAGATGGGTCTACTAGCGAGAAGGATTCTGATGGGTCTCCATAGCAACATAAGGCACGTAAGTACTCCCCTGTCCTTTAGTTCTAGGGTTCATGAGTTGGCGCAAGATTTTGGATCTTAATTTGGGGATTTAGGGTTTCAGGCAATTGGGGAAAAATGGGGATTTTCCTTAGGTTTCATCCAAAAATGAATCCCTTCCTTCTCTATGCTACATGAAGCTAGCCATCTCGATTTGCCCCCAAACCgagcaaaaaaacaaaaaatggaaAGTACACACAAACATGTACGTAAACATGATCAAACCGAAAGTAATCGACTTTAAAACATGAATGTGTGCCTAGACCGAGAGCAATTTGAGACTAATCCGAAGCAAAAGGACTTAATTCATCAACATTAATCACGAACCAAAGAAAAATTAGGCATAATTGCATATGATCTGAAACAAATTCACTTAAACTGAGAACAATTAGAGCTAATTGGCCACTAATTAACATGATTAAGTTTAATTGTTCACAAATTGGCATCATCCAACATAATTAACCTTCTTAGGGGCTAACATGGCTCTGATGCCATTGTTAAAGCTAAAGATGTCTTAACTCACATGATCATTAGCCCTAACATCAAACACACCTAATTGCGGAAGCGTGAGGACATGCCATTGTTCGGCGATGCCATCAGATAAGGATGAAGAGTGTTATCACGTTAGTGTAGACGTGGTTGTTGGTGTAGAACAACGATGTAAATGATCGGTCGGTGAAGAGCATGATGCCATGTAGTCCATAAGTGAAGCTGGATGTAGCCGACGTAGTGGTGGCCGATGGTGATGGTAGCTGCAGTATTCAACCTGTTGACAACACCCTTTTGATCATGGTAGGGTTTCGGTATGTTAGGGTTAGGCATGGCCATGCGAGAACTTTTCATCATGGGAGCcggcttctccccctttatattcTGGCGTTGCACGGATTGGGACCGCAACCAATTGTTGGTTGCGCCTCCGATCAAGGCATGTGGTGAGGATGGGCTCCCCCGCATCCTCTCAATTCTATTAGCTATAGCAAGTTAGGTgggccgagatcaattccaacactaTCTACTATGAAGATACATGGTTGAGGCAGCTGCTAATTTGTGTGGTCCAGAAGAAAGGCTGACAACAACCTTGTGGATGCAATTGCATCCTAGTCAAATGCATAACTACTTTACTAGCTATCTATGTCGTAGTTTTGAGCCCTTTTTCCTATGCTATTCTGATACTTTGTCTATCACTGGTCAAAGTCAAGagtgttggacttaatccttgtcATGGGCCTCGGAGACTCATTTCATGACAGTGTGAAAGCAAGGAGTTTCTATACAGTTCGTATACGGCTATAGCATCATTCGTATGTGTACAAAGTTCGAGTTGGAGTCGGATTGTGGGATGGTATGATCGTGTTAGGATTTGGAGTTAGCAGGtcactataaatatgagttgtaatctctaatttttgtaagcaagacacaaagtcgtgcaagtcacaagttgaatagagtctaaaatttccTCTAGAGAGtttttgccttgttttattgttctcgtcaaatttttcctatttgatgatctatttgcttcTCACCGAGTAGTACATGACTCAGGAGTAGCTGGGCGTTGCTGGTTGGTCGGCGTGATCGAGAGCAGCACATACACGGTGGATAGCTAAactagtcgtggtcgagcacGTACAACTAGTCGCTCAAGTTGGTCGTGACTGGTAGTCGTGAGTTAGCGTGCTCCCATCTTCTGGTCGCTCGGGTGGTTGAGAAGCCTGGTCGTTTGTGTTGTCGTGAATCCGGAGTGGTCACGCTCGTGATCTAGTGGTCGGACccaacatctggtatcagagctcaTAGTTTGCAGCACTAACTCGTGAAGATGTCGATCGTACCTCGGGACGAGGTGGCGCGGGAGAGCGGCGGTGGGCCGTTCCTGTACCCGCAGTTGACGGTGACAAACTACACGAGCTGGGTGATTTGAGTGCAGGCGATGATGAAAGATCAAGGCGTCTAGGACGCAGTTGAGCCAGCAGCCGGTGCAGCCGTCgatgagaagaaggacaagaaggtgAGGTCGCATTTCTTCCAAGCGCTCCCGGAGGATCTCCTTATGCaggtggcaaggaagaaaactACGAAGGAGGTCTGGGATTATCTCAAGACAAGGTTTGTCGGTGCGGATCGTGTCAAGAACGCACGACTTCTAACATTGAAGAGCGACTTCAATGCCATGtgcatgcaggagggagagaaCCTGAACCAGTACACCGGAAGGCTCAACAGCATGTCTGTCAGGTACGCAAACCTAGGGGAGATGCTCGACGACGCTACATTGGTCAAAAAGCTGTTCGACACCGTGCCGAATCGATTCCTAAGTGTAATCACCGGGATTGAGCAGTTCTACGACCTCGATAAGATGCCGTTCGAGGAAGCCGTGGGGTGGCTTAAGGCGTTTGAAGAACGTACTCGCCCGCGTGCAACCGGCGGCAATAGCATCAGCGACAGCCAGCTCTTGTTCACTCAGGCTGAGTGGCAGGCGCGGCAGAAGAAGGATGGTTGcaactcctcatcaagcaacaagggcAAATCCCACCTTGCTGCAGATAGCAGCAACTGTGGCCGGGGTGGTCGTGGACGCGGCAGATTCCATAGCAGAGGTGGTTGCGGCGGGATGTCGCGCAATGACGAGGAGAGCGGCTCGGGCGGCGGTTGCtgcaacaagagccacatcaagtgctACAACTACTAAAAGATGGGGCACTACGTGAACGAGTGCAAGGCcccgaagaagaaggaagaggagacacATCTCCCTTGTGCTGATGACACCAAGCCGACCCTGCTACTCGTGGTAAAAGAACCAGCATAAGAACAGCAACACCAGCAGGGAGCCGTGCTATTGAATGAGGAGAAGTTGAAGCCGAAACTGCATGACACAACGGAGGGAGGCTCCATCTCTGAGGTCTGGTACCTGGACAATGGGGCTAGTAATCACATGACCGATGACAGagagaagttcagagagctGGATGAAGGTGTCACTGGCAAGGTGAAATTAGGGGATGGCTCCACGGTGTagatcatgggcttagggtcTGTCGTGTTTAGCTGCAAGAACGGCGACCAATGGCTGTTGTAGGaagtctactacattccaagaTTGTGCAGCAATATCATTAGCCTTGGACAACTTACCGAAGTTGGACATaaggtgatcatggatgctgaacatctacATGTGTATGATAATGGTCCTGCATAGTTGCTAATGAAGGTAAGGCGAACTCCAAATCGCCTCTACAAGATCGAGCTGCATCAAGTGACGTCGGTGTGTCTCTTAACCAGCCTTGAAGACCCGGCGTGGCTTTGGCATGCGAGGctcggacatgtcaacttcattGCTATGAAGCTGCTCGTCGACAAGGGGATGGCGGCAGGAGTACCGCTGATCACACACCCAAATGAGTTATGTCACGGGTGTTTGCTGGCAAAGCAGGTGAGGCAGCCGTTCCTGGCAGCGGCAAATTTCAGGGCAGAGAAGCCACTAGAGCTGCTACATGCTGACCTTTGCGGCTAGATCACACCTACGACACTTGTCGGTAACAGTTACttcatgttaattgttgatgattactcacgGTGGATGTGGGTGTTCGTGATGAAGTCGAAGGACCAAGCTTGCTCCATGTTCAGAAAGTTCAAGTTGCAGGCCGAGAACACAAGCGGGAAACGCATCAAGACGTTGAGGACTGATAGTGGTGGGGAATTTCTCTCTGCTGAGTTCACCCAGTTATGCGAGTAGGCCGGGCTCAAACAGCACCTCACCGCGCCATACACGCCAAAACAAAACGCcatggtggagcggaggaataGGACCGTGATGGTGATGGTGAGGTCCCTCCTCAAGACCATGAACGTGCTTGGAAGGTTTTGGGGGGAGGCGGTGCGGCATGCGGTGTATCTGCTGGACCGCTTACCGATGAAGGCGTTGGATGAACACACCTCGTTTGAGGCTTGGAACGGAAGGAAGCCGCATCTAGCGCACCTTTGTGTGTTCGACTGCACTACAAACGCGAAGGTGACAACGCCACTTTTGAAGAAGCTCGATGACCGAAGCCAGCCGATGGTGTATCTTGGCGTCGAGGACGACTGCAAGGCGCatcgtctctttgatccaaggtGTGGAAAAATTCATGTAAGTCATGATGTTAAATTGAATGAAAGCATGGAGTGGAGCTGGTGTACAAGAACAAGTGGCAGAGAGCCGTTTGATTTCGATGTTGAGGAGGCGATTAGCACTGAGCCGCCGGTGGGCAGTACTATGCCACTCGTGGATGGTCCAACATGTGTGCCAACGCCCACGACACATGATGATCAAGCTCCTTCATCGACTCTACTGGATGGTGAGGTGACGCTAGAAGGGCCAGTAACCAAGAGACGCGCTGCGGCATGCTCAACAGCCGCCTCTCCAACAACCCCCACCAATCTAGTGGTGTTGCCGACACCTGAATTGCCGGTGGATGATCGGGCCACACCGCTATCGAGCGGGAACAACAACATAGATGAAGGGCCTGTTCGATACAGGCACATTGatgacatcatgagagatgctccaaggGTGGATCTCGATGAAGACTTGGAAGTAGAGGTCATGCTCGTGGAGACGGAGGAGTCGTCTTGCTACCTTGAGGCTCTCATAGCGCTGCCGGCTGATCACAAACCAATTGGGatcaaatgggtttacaaactgaaaaagaattcagatg
This genomic window from Phragmites australis chromosome 7, lpPhrAust1.1, whole genome shotgun sequence contains:
- the LOC133923464 gene encoding protein indeterminate-domain 16-like, which codes for MEKRGERELQLQLLLPVPAARVLRDVPAALASAADHPQLDLDLSMSIGPRHLPTPRQAPPVPVPSPSPPANENRRAAAAGARQQHQQAVADVRAVKQHAAEQARMASAERAYAERVRELARRELELAEREFARARAIWERAREEVERVERMKQIAARQLVGSASSAAALEITCHACMQHFHP
- the LOC133925439 gene encoding uncharacterized protein LOC133925439 gives rise to the protein MSIVPRDEVARESGGGPFLYPQLTVTNYTSWVARKKTTKEVWDYLKTRFVGADRVKNARLLTLKSDFNAMCMQEGENLNQYTGRLNSMSVRYANLGEMLDDATLVKKLFDTVPNRFLSVITGIEQFYDLDKMPFEEAVGWLKAFEERTRPRATGGNSISDSQLLFTQAEWQARQKKDGCNSSSSNKGKSHLAADSSNCGRGGRGRGRFHSRGGCGGMSRNDEESGSGGGCCNKSHIKCYNY